A genomic segment from Phragmites australis chromosome 6, lpPhrAust1.1, whole genome shotgun sequence encodes:
- the LOC133920415 gene encoding FCS-Like Zinc finger 2-like, whose protein sequence is MASSSSSSSFFDIEPLDGGETCRHAMDACSLCGKRLAGDCDIFMYRGDTPFCSEECRCHRMVLDEASVKNSKPFKEHPAQKEQSHAADPGHVGLAANVPVAT, encoded by the exons ATGGCTTCTTCCTCGTCGTCCTCTTCGTTCTTTGATATTGAGCCGCTCGACGGCGGTGAGACCTGCCGCCACGCCATGGACGCCTGCTCCCTCTGCGGGAAGCGGCTCGCTGGGGACTGCGACATCTTCATGTACAG AGGAGACACGCCGTTCTGCAGTGAGGAGTGCAGGTGCCACCGAATGGTATTGGACGAGGCAAGCGTGAAGAACAGCAAGCCCTTCAAGGAGCATCCTGCACAAAAAGAGCAAAGCCATGCTGCCGACCCCGGCCATGTCGGACTCGCGGCAAATGTGCCCGTTGCGACGTAA
- the LOC133921510 gene encoding BOI-related E3 ubiquitin-protein ligase 1-like — protein MAVQAQYPSNLPFHDRGEPERKEMDMPGPPQLAGVSPAALYFSSGGASGNRRKRPREAMAPPPAKEEYVNLFTLQPQQSTSIAYMAHLQNQNRFSSSPSPAATALVSTGLRLAFDGQQQQQESKQMNASCYSSSPSLFASVSDELATQVKQHDEEIDRFIREQGEQLRRAFADRLRRHNRAILVKANQCAARRLREKAAEAEREARRGAELEDRLALLRGEAAAWQAKALSEQAIAVTLHAQLQQAAAAARASVEEIAGGDAGPAESSSSAYVDPRRTQGSSDRACLSCRLRPASVVLLPCRHLCLCGECFAGGDVDVAMACPVCLCVRTGSVEAILC, from the exons ATGGCAGTACAGGCGCAGTACCCGTCCAATCTCCCCTTCCACGACAG AGGCGAGccggagaggaaggagatggaCATGCCCGGGCCGCCGCAGCTCGCCGGAGTCTCACCGGCGGCTCTCTACTTCTCCAGCGGTGGAG CGAGTGGGAATCGGAGGAAGCGACCCAGGGAAGCTATGGCGCCACCGCCGGCCAAGGAGGAGTACGTCAACCTGTTCACGCTCCAGCCGCAGCAGTCGACGTCGATTGCCTACATGGCGCACTTGCAGAACCAGAATAGGTTCTCCTCATCACCGTCCCCTGCCGCGACCGCGCTCGTGTCCACTGGCCTCCGTCTGGCATTCGACGGGCAGCAACAGCAACAGGAGAGCAAACAGATGAATGCCTCGTGCTACTCGTCGTCTCCCTCTCTGTTCGCCTCCGTCTCCGACGAGCTTGCCACGCAGGTGAAGCAGcatgatgaggagatcgatcGATTCATCCGAGAACAG GGCGAGCAGCTCAGGCGGGCGTTCGCTGATCGGTTGCGGCGCCACAACCGCGCCATTCTGGTCAAGGCCAACCAGTGCGCCGCGCGCCGGCTACGCGAGAAGGCAGCGGAAGCGGAGCGCGAGGCGAGACGAGGCGCCGAGCTGGAGGACCGGCTCGCGCTCCTCCGCGGCGAGGCAGCGGCGTGGCAAGCGAAGGCCCTCTCCGAGCAGGCCATCGCGGTCACCCTGCACGCGCAGCTCCAGCAAGCTGCAGCCGCGGCGCGGGCATCGGTCGAGGAGATCGCCGGCGGCGATGCGGGCCCGGCGGAATCCTCGTCGTCGGCGTACGTGGACCCTCGCCGCACCCAGGGATCGTCAGACCGTGCGTGCCTCAGCTGCCGCCTCAGGCCGGCCTCCGTGGTGCTCCTCCCCTGCAGGCACCTCTGCCTCTGCGGCGAGTgcttcgccggcggcgacgtGGACGTGGCAATGGCGTGCCCGGTGTGCCTGTGCGTGCGGACGGGGAGCGTGGAGGCCATCCTCTGTTGA